The Maylandia zebra isolate NMK-2024a linkage group LG1, Mzebra_GT3a, whole genome shotgun sequence DNA segment AAACCTGTTGGCTGAGATCTGGGCTAATTAGAATAGAACTCTAACttaattttcaaaatataaacttGACCAATACTTTCCAGTATTTTTCAAATATAATGAAAATGAAGTCTCAAATCAAAAAGTCAGTTTTTCCATGATAAAAATGTTATCGAATTAATCGACTACTGTGGGTGGTTCCTGGCTCTTACCATTTATTTAAGCTATGGTGAGGAATTTCCTTAAGTATAAGATGTTTTTGAAGCTTTTTTTAGTGGTTACGATTTTTTCATGCTGTCTAATTCTAGTCGAAAATCCACAGTATTCCCAAAATGCATTGTaatgattttcctttttttttttttggtgttttttaaagTGCATGTGTTATAAAACATGTCTCTATAACCTGCACATCCTCTCCTGTCTTTTTATGGCATCCATTTATATTATTATGATTACTCATGTCTGCAGTCACATGAACATCAGAAAGCTGAGCTGTGGGCAAATAATTAGAAATTATCTGAATGAAGGAACAAACACACCGTTTCTGTCAAGTACAACCTGAAAAACGTGTATCCTGATCACTTGTATCAAATAAAtacactattaaaaaaaacacacacacacacgagcccCAGTGGGGCATCAATCCAGCAGGACTGGTATATGCTGGTTTGTGTAAGGAGCACGAGCCAGATAATGACTTTTAGGAAGATACCTGTGCATATACCTTACTAAACTATCAGAACTAGACCTCCGTGAGGATGGTATGAGGGCCTGATGTCCTTTAGTGGGACTGGCTTGATAAATGTAGACCAAAGCACTTCAGAACTGCAGGTCTGCCACTGGGACTCTGATCTCTTCACAGATGAGAGCACATGTGACAGGCATGAAAGAGTCTGGAGAGCCACTCTTTCATGCAAACatagttgatgggaagatgagCATTTAGGGAGCCAAAGCTTCCCACCTTCAATCTTTGAAGCACTACAACAGGTTGTTAGTGGGAGACATTGCTCATCATCTCACTGCTGGTGGAAGAAACAAGACAGATGTAGATTTCTATACATTGATTTGCATTAAGCCACATTAGAATTCAGGCACTGGCACTGGAAGGCATTTCATCACTCGGCAGGATCATGATCCTGAAAATAGAgcgggaaaaggaaaaaaaaaccaaaaaaaaaaaaacccaaagagcTGAAGGGGAAGAGGTGGAGAAACATTCTCGACTGGCtgagtcagtcacctgatctgaaTCCAAATGAGTGCCCAGAGCTGGATGTGGCTGTGGGGAAGCCTAGGAGAGCATCACTGACTGCACAGCATTTTCCCCATACATTAACCACAATGATGCACACATTTCTGTCTGACCTCCTCAAATTAGATCCCAGATTTTAATGGCACCTGCTGTCACTTTACcagtttttggttgtttttaattcagccTACATCACAAAAATTGCTGACTTCTCCAAAACGTCTTTGATTTGTATTTCTGAACAGCAACAGATGTAATGTAGCATATTATTGAAACTTCAAAAACAAGTCAGACAGACACGGCTGCTCTTTGCACTTTATAAAAAACGTACTCAAAAGACtgctttattaaaagaaaataaaagaaaacacggCATTGTTACAGGttaaaacaacaggaaactcaACGTTTCGGCTTGTTTAATCAAACACTGGCCTCCTTCGAGAGGACATAAAATCAGATTTTTAACGCACTGGAATACAAACCTGCAGACTACAACAACTCTTAaggttaaaaagaaacaaagaaaaaaaaaaaaaagaagacattttCATAGTCTTCTTAAACAGTATAAACACCCCTCCGGTCTGCAGATATACCTGACATGACAAGCATTTGTTTTGTGAAAGATGGTGCTGAGGCGAAGTCTTTTCTCCACACTGCGGGACGCACTCACAGAGACGGCCGCATGTACTTCTGATCATTTGAGTTAGTTGTAGATGAAGTTAaacctgtaaaaaaacaaaacaaaaaacaaacagtgattATTACAAAATCAATGCCAGTTAGACTCATGTTGAAAAAGAGCTACTTTGATGATAAGAGCATCTTTTCCAGGACAAATCTGTACATTGCAGAAGGTTTACTACAAAGGAAGTAGCTGTTTTTAACCTGGCTAGAACTAACGTGCTCAGTTATGCTCacagtttagatttaaaatccCATCGTCATTTCttcacaacccccccccccccaatttgtcacatgtttcagatcaaactAATTTTAATACTAGACAAAGAGCAAATATAAAATGCAGCTAATAACGCGATGATTTCATGTATTGAGGGAAAGACCAGCTCGATTACATCACAGCAGGACACCGAGGGCCGTTCACATCCGAAGGCTCCCTCGAAAGTGACCTACAAATGTGTCCTCTTCCCGGGCTTTCAAGGATATGCTGAGCGCATCCCTCATAGCCCACCTTATCCCAAGTTTCATTGTGTGCCACCGGCTGTGGGCTCATCACTACCTGTTAgtgtcatggttgctaggcaacagaAGCAGCACACGAGAGGCTAAGCCGCCTCATTTAGCAGCAGCTCTGGTCGGCCTTTGAAGGGCGCAGCCGCTGAATTGGGACGTAGCTATAAGAAACATATGTTCAACCCACTGAGCCATACCTCATCAACACAAGCTAATGAAGCTCCTCTGTAAGGTTGCAGTAGCACAAACTGTGTGCATCACTTTGTCACTGGAATTTGTGTCAAGTTAGTGATGCATAAAAGTTTATACTCGTGCCTTTTACCAAATGGAAATTCCAGCCATTGGGACACAGATTTGAAAATCGATGGGTTACATTTGTAGGCCATTTATCACTGAGAATATTCAGCTCCGTTTACCATGTTATATAAACTATAGGCACTTTGAAGCCTTATTTATTATGGTATAGAAGACTATCATAACTAAACACACCAAGCAACATAAAGTCTTACAGATTGAGAGGTCAAATGTGCAGCTGACACATTAAAGGATCATTATGGTCGCCCGATTGGTTGTTTGGTACACAAACAGTGCCGTGCCATTTATCCTGGCGCTGAGGCCACGGGTGTTTTTAGCTGCAGATGAAACCTTTTCCCAGTGTTTTCCAGAAAGTCTTTTCAAGCTGGTGCAACATCTGAGCTTCTGCACCGATATGCGATTCAAAAGCGGTAAAAACTAACACAAACATGCACTCAACTCTTCAACCACCCCATAGCAAACATGCAAGGTTACAAAAATTGACATATGCACATCACACTGATGTCACATCTGTTTGTGCACAGCTTGCACAAACAGATGTGACATCACTTTGCGTGGAAGACAATgttatataaagaaaaatgcagcCGTTAGAGCGCACGGattggtaaaataaatatattaccTCAAGAATTCAAATACATAATGATCTTCTGCAGCATCAATCTCTTGTCTAATTTGCAGGAAAAGTCTTCCATTTTGCTGTTATATGTTTTATCACCTGTTGTGTTGATAATGTCTCTGATCGGAGTGCAAACTTTGTGCACACTGCCAGCGACCAGAAAGAAACCCTGCTATGTAATTTCACAGCGCATCCCTCTGCTCTGAGGAATCCCTGCATCACTCGAAAACATTGCAGTTCTACTATTTTCTGTCCAAACGCATGCAAAAGTTCTGAACATTACCTGCTCAGCAGCTGTGGTAGACTGGAAATGATCGGTCCATATCCAGGAGCGTTGTCATACAGTTCAAACAACGGTGCAGCCACCAGTTTATAGTTTTTGGGCACAGCAAACAGTGCTGTacaaacatcaaacacagatttcagaaacAACCAAAGAGACTCATCTAAgtctttacttattttaattaagcATCAAAGAAATTTTGAGATACACTGACCTTTTTCCTGCAACTGGACCAGGAACAGCTTCTTATGCTCTTTAGGTTTAGTGATGTGAGCTGGAATATAGGGATACTGCAGGGCAAAAACTTCAGATTAGTTCACATCAAGATgtagatgtgacaatatccaaCATGACTGATATAAAAATGAATCTAATATTaatttcagtcattctgttgaACTGTCCTTCTTCCAGGGTGGGGTGATTGTAATGCATACATCTGTTGATATGCagtgaagttgaagaatttggaggtGGTCCTCTTTCTTCATCATTTCATCCACTTTGCACAGTGTAGCAGTACCACTGCAAACTTCTGACAACTGTATGTATATTCTTGGATGTAGAGCAGTGTTTAAATTGAGCCTAATGTTTATTCCAAGTTTCTTCCTCACAGTAAGAATTACATGGCTCTGTACTCAGTATAGGCTAATACCTGAAGCCAAGGTATCTGTATCAGATCAGATCTGGAAAAGGTTGGCTTGATGCATCCCTAGTTAAAGTATCATAAATATCCTTCTGATCATCTTCTTTGTACTGACCTGTGGAGGCTCAAAGTTGGGACGCCACCAGTTACCAATACAATCATCGATCACCCAGTCCTGCTTCACACCATCCTGCCGTCCAAGGATCTAACAACAAATTTGAAGTTAATGCACACAGAATCAAAACAGCCGGCACAATGACACTAAGCTCAAAGTTTGGTAGCTACCTCGGTCATCAGGCGCTTCAGACCCTCCACCTCATCTTCCCCAGGGTTCAACTCTCCACCAGGCCTGCAGCAGAGAAGCAAACTGTGAGGCACCCGTGCAGGAAAAACTACCTCAGTTTGTTCACACAGTAGAGCTCTGAACATCAGACACTCACAGTTTAAAGAAAGTTGTGCCCAGCTGCAGGAGTAAAACATGAGGCAGTCTGTGTTCATGGACAATGAGGACACCCTCCACTGTCCTCCGCATCCCCATCTTATCAAACTCTTCCCGCATCCGCTGGAACCGGGCTGCCACCGAGCTGTCCTTCTCATACAGTGGCTCCTTGGTACCGAATGTGTAGTTGGTGAGGGGGTATCTGACAGGAAAACACACAAGAAGGCATTTCAGCATAAATGGAGATACCCACAGCggggtacacacacacacacacacacacacacacacacagaaagctgtGGGAGACAttagaataataaaaaagaatttTTTAATCTATGGCTATAACAAAAAGGTTTTTCTCAAGAAAATAActggttttatttaattattcagGGCTGTTCACATTTGTTCATTAAACAGTTAAAACCCAGATTTTATCcatgtttaaaaagtaaaagcacCCCAAAAATTCTCATTTCACTGCTTAATTCAGGCTTTCAGCTGCCACAATCAACCTGATTAAGTccctagtttgtttgttttttcccttattttttgtaaaaacatgtttaaaaaaaaaaaaacatggagtATTtatcaaattcttttttttcttagaaatatttattttctgaaaaaaaatcataattggAGAAAAATGTCAGATTAATTAATTAGAGCTGACTAATTGGTTATTTTCTTGATTGACGGATGATTTCAAACGTTAATAAACAAAGAGCCCTTTTTTTCAGAGCCCTTGTGAATTTGAGACATTTCTTTTAACCTTCATAAATTCTTAGAAATTCCTTAATATTATTTGAATGTAATTTTGTAAATTTTCTTAATATTCTAAGTGACTTAGTTACCTGTCAGGCAGCTTTATGGCAATCACATTTAAATCACGTCTcgtttccaacactgataatgGGAATAATTAGTTACACCTGTAACTAAAAATCTACATTTCTAATCTACGTTCAGGTGAAATAAACACCAAAGTTCGGTTATAATGTCAGAGTTACAGCCGAGATGTTTTTCCTATGTTTTACTTTCAGAATAACCCTCACGAAGCCTTAATAGGACCACAGACATCGACCCGCTAAGGCTTCTTCCTGCAGCGATCACAATTAACCGAACCAAGCAGGTCGCGCTGCATCCTGACTCCTCGGTGTGCGATAATTAACGGCCCCACGACGGTAGTGAGACCAGCTACGTGTGCGGTGCTTTTAGAATGATCCACACGGACTTACAGGTTGATGGTCCTCTCCAGTGTGAGCGGCTTCGCGGGCCCGTATTTGTTCCCAAACTGGACGGGAGCGCTGCGCGGCCAGCCGGTGGACGAGCGGCTGGGAGGCGGGACCGACATCTCTAGCGTATGCTCAGCGACACTAAACCCGCCGGAAAGAAAGCACCTCCGCTGGGAGCTGGTTATTTATTGGAATATATGAATTACTTCAGAAACGCCGCCGACCCTCCACAACAAATGTCTCCGCCGTTGTTAACCTCGCTCCTCTTCCGGGTGAAGTGCGGCTTTGTGGTGGGGGAGACTCTTCGCCAGCGACCCCTGCTGGTCTGGATCTGAGACGTTACTTCGTATTTGATATGTAGCGAACTATCAAAGGGTGTGTCAGTGAAAATTGAAGTGTAAATTAACCAAAAATGAcctgttttacatttaaaaataaaaataaaaaaaataaaaaaaattaaataactatatatatatatatatatatatatatatatatatatatatatatatatatatatatatatatatatatgtatatatgtgtgtgtgtatatatatgtatatatgtgtgtgtgtgtatatatatgtatatatgtgtgtgtgtatatatatgtatatatgtgtgtgtgtatatatatatatatatatatatgtatatatatatatatatatatatatatatatatatatgtgtgtgtgtgtgtgtgtatatatatatatatatatatatatatatatatatatatgtgtgtgtgtgtgtgtgtatatatatatatatatttatatatatatatatatatatacacacacacacacacacatacatatatatatatatatatatatatatatatatatatatatatatgtatgtgtatatatatatgtgtatgtatatatatatatatatatgtgtatgtatatatatatatatatatatatatatatatatatatgtgtatatgtatgtatatatatatatatatatatatatatatatatatatatatatatatatatatatatgtatgtatgtatatatatgtgtgtatatatatatatatatgttttgtttttataaaatatttgtttattttattttttattttggattttttctatTGCATACGAAAGGCACGAGTCGGAAGTATGTGTGGGTGGTGCAGGACAGATGGGTTCAAGGTGGGGATGAGATTTCATCAGGAGtatactctgagcccctccagCCAAGAATACAGACGAGGTCAGGCTATGATGGACTGCGATGTCTGCAGATGACACTGTGATCTGTTGTGAGATTAGGGACCAGGTGAAAGAGAGCAGGTGGAGGTATCCTTTAGAGAGAAAAGGAATAAAAGTTGGTAGATGCGAGACAGAATAGCTGTGAATGGATGAGAGAAAGATTTAACAATGAAGCTGCAAGGAGCAGAGGTAGTGACAGTGGATGAGTCTTAATACCTGGGGTCAACTGACAATGCACGAGGGAGGTGAAAAAGAGAGTTCAAGCAGGAGGGACAAGGTGGAGATGGGGtttatttgtgacagaaggatagccGCAAAAGTGAAAGGGAATGTTTACAGGATGATAGTCAGACCTGTTTTGACATATGGTGTGGTGACAGTGGCACTAACAAAAAAAGATGTTCAGATTTTCActtcacattttcatttaatcttATATCAAGGTTAAAAATTGGTATGTCGGGGGAGAGGTCAGGTTTGAGAGGCAAGGCTGAAGacagtttggacatgtgcagaggagggattgtggatatactggacagaGGATGTTGAATATTGATCTGCCAAGCAGGACAAGGGGAAGACCACAGGCCCAGCAAATATCCCCCCTTGTTGCTCGAGGGGGGTAATATAGACAGAACCCCTTGGGTTACCAGGGATCTGGATCTGATGCAAAAAGAAATCCACAATCACAAGCTCTGCACAGTCAAGTCAAATGAGAAACGCCTCTAAATTACAACAAATGCCTTTCATTTCTACTTTGTATTAACTCTTGTATTAACCCTCCATATTGAACTTGCATATCACGTGCACCTAAAGTAAGACTCTTTGTGTTTAAACTGTTTCCTTTCACCCTCCAGGCCTTTCATCACGCAGTTTCTGCATACCGGCAatcatatgtttaaaaaaaacaacgtcCTCAGCCATTGTATACATGTGCAAAATCGGTAGCACGAAACCGAGAGATGAAATTTGTTATGTAAGTTAGCTGACATGCAAAAGGTGACACCTTTCCTGATAATACACAGCTCGCACAGATGTTCAGTGGTTAAATGTAGTCCgatgaaaaaaaggaaactctTGGAAATGTCTGCCTCAtagaaatgaaaaggaaaaatactaTTTCATATGTATGACTGAGTTTTCAGATGTATGACAACTCTGTATACCAGAGTTGTTTATTGAAAGATGATAAGTAGAAGACCAGTTTCACTAAGACCCAGCTATGAAATGTGTTTAATTAGGCTTTTATACATTACCATTTATCTTTAATAACAActcttttacaaataaatttgctAAAGTTAAAGGCATTTGactttaataaaaataacaacattatCAAACTTTCATTCTCTGCAGATGAAAGTTGCTCTTTTATGATCAAATTAAaatctgtcagtgtgtgtggcCATAATCGAGGCTGAGGATTATTGTAGATGTGGGAAAAACCTCCACAAAAAGCTGAGATGAAGTTGCTCAAAGTAATGATTTCACACAGTCACTTCAATACTCCATTTAATAGTCATAACTATGTCTCTTATCCATCTATTGTAaacattgtgtatttttttttttaccacaatAATTGTCTTATGGTACATAATCACACGTGCAATGCAAAACCTCAAACATAAGTTAAAAAAGGACAAAGACACTGCTGGATTTGTTGATTACGTCACACCGAGGGGATCTCAGTTCTTTGGTCCAGTGGCCCACCCTTTGTGGTGTGCTGCTGTGATGTGGTGGTCCCTGTAGGAAGTGCCATGGATCATCATTCCCCTCCCTCTGCTTCACCCTTTACTGTGGCCTCTCCTGCCCCCTCCTCCGTCACAGTAGTTGGTCCCATGtttagcattttcttttttcctcacttATCACTCACTGGTTTAGTTTCCTCTTGCTTTTGACCCACTATCACTGCTTCCTCTGTGCAGCGCTCACCATCCTCCACTGCTGCAGATTCAGCTGGTGTGTCTGCTTCAGCTTTCACACTTTCTTCCCGCTCTTCTTTCGTTGTCGGTTCACTCTGGGCCACGGTTGGTTTCTCACTCTGGCTCCAACTGTCAACCACTTCCTTCTTCTCGTCTGCCTCAAGTACTTTGCTTGTTTGTTCCCCATCTGctgctaaaagaaaaacaatatcaTAAAACACACCATTCACCATGCACCTACATACAGAGATCACAAGCAGAACTTAAAACTCACCAGTGCCTTTTTCTGCAGGCCCTACACCGGATCTCTCATCAGATATCTGGATTACGTTATCTTGGCCTGGACTATCGCTAGCGGGTGGTGCAGCAGAACTTGTGTTATCAGTAGTGGGCAGGCTAGAGATAGTTGGTGTGAGCTTAGTGTCAACATTGTTGGGAAAAGGTGGCTCTGACCCAGTCGTGAGTGGGGAGCTAATTGCACCGGAGGTTGACGAACTAGCGGTGGAGGTGGTTTCTGCTCGGTTCAGACTGGTAGCAGTGGAAGTGGTGTCTGTAGGGTTTGTTTCACTAGAAGAGGTGGAGGGAACGGACGTAGTGGCTGGGTGAATGGCGGTAGATGAAGAAGCGGAGTTAATGGAGTCAGTGGATAATTGGGGTTGAGGTTGAGCTGTAGGAGTAGTAGAAGGTGCTGAGGTGGTAGGAGGAAGGGCAGCAGAGACCATGGTGGAGGAAGCGGTAAAGGTGGGGTCATGTGAAATTGTTACTGTAATTACATCACTTGAGTCAGAGGGAGGTGATGTAGTCATAGTGACTAATGTTGAAGAGCTACTGGATGTGACTGAAGCTGGTTCATGACTGACTTcgctgatggtggtggtggtagacAAGCCCGGCGGCACATCTGACACGCTGGTGCAGGGCGCAGAAGCTGTGGTGGTGACAGAAATAGCTGcatcaccaccagcagcaggagCAACATCAAGTGAGAGAACGCCATTTGGCTCTGGCAAAGTCGATTTGGCTGACAGATTTGTTGATGCCGTGGAAACAGGGCTTTCGTGACTGGGAGCAGAAACAGTTTCCGAGGTGGTAATGGAAGGCCCGGCAACTGTTGCTGCTGAAGTGGAAGTGACAGCGAGGCTTGGAGTAACAGACTCTGAGGAGGTGGGGGTAACGGATGCGTTGGCAGGGGGCTCTGTGGGTGCGGTCGTAGTTTCGGGGACGGAGGTTGCTGCAGGAGAGTCAGTGCATACATCTGCGTGTGAGGGAGTTACAGTACTCGAAGGGGGAGCTTCAAAGTCGGTCGAGTCGGGGACCGCGTTTGAGATTGTCGGTGCAGCGGGAGCGGTGGTGGCCGGAGGTGACGGCGCTGCGGCTGGGCTGAGTTTAGTGGGCGTGTGTGTCTCTGCTTCCTGTATTTGGGCCAGCTCGTTCTCAGGTGTGTTGCGGCCAGACGTTGTGGGGGGTGGCCCCGGTTTGATAACCGGCTTTGGAAGCAGAGCGGGTTTCCCGGCTCCTTCATGCGCTGACACACTTGCCCGAATCTGATGCCTTGTGTCTAAAAAGCAAGCAAAATAAACGTGAAAATGGTTCACTTACTGTACTCTGTACACATGAGAGCGTAAACCAGCGTTTTACCTGATGATGCAGACATCGTTCGAGGTTTTGAGAAAGTGGGAGGTGGCTCGGGTTTACTGTCAATGATGGTACCTGAAGGGCAAAAATCATTTTACCACAGGAATTAATGGCCCTATAATAGACTGAAAGAACCACAGACTCCTGCTTGGCTTATCAGCGCAGCCCCTCAGATACTAAATCTTTTCATTGGAGAACTGATCCATGTCGAGAAGCCTATCCTTTTGACACAAATCCCTAGACTTCAAAGATTAATTTAGCCTCATTAATACTACGCTGGAGCTGAGAAGACTATTAAACGTATCACAGATAAAGGCACATACCTTCAGACTCGGCCTTTTTCATCTCTCCTTCTTGAtcctacataaaaaaggagcaTTTAGTACTTTTTAAGGCCTCTGAGATATCCATAACAACATTCAGACATGCAGATGTGCAAACCTGTGTCTCTCCTGGCAGGGGTTTGGAAACTCCAATACGCTGAAGCATGAGATGGAGCTTCTGTTCAAAGCTATTCTGGCCTTCAAATTGTTtctaaaagcagcagcagcaaaccaATTTTCAGTTCTTATCCACTAAtgaaaaagactaaaaaaacAGGCATTAACTCTAGCAACACCCACCTTTGCTGTGTTTCTGGCATTGGTCGACCCCGCTGCTGCTGAGCCAGATAGCAAAATGAGAGACTGGGACTTCCCCTCTCTGAGAGCTCGGCGGGGAGGCACTGCTTCGCCCCTCAGCGGCGGAGCGCCAGAAACAGGTGTCTCCCGAACAGCTGGCTCTCCAGAAACAGCAGTGGGAGCCTCTTTTGCTTTCTCCTTTTCATTTTCCTTGTCGTGCTCCTTTACTCggtctttgtctttgtctttctcggatCTGGCAACCTCCCTGAGAGGGCGAATGAGATCAGCGATGGAGGCCTTTTTGGGACGCCCCTCATGGCTCGTCTCTGATTTCAAACCTCGCCTCTTTTTGAGCGTAAAGAAATCACCCAGCTTCCTCCGGAGGGTTTTCGTCGGGGCCGGACAAGGGACAGAGCTGGCAGGAGCCACTTCGTGCACTGTGATAGATTCCTCATCCTGCAGCTTCCTGTACAAAGAGTCGTATGTCTCAGTTTAAGGTCTATTCACTTGTACGGGTAAACATGAAGGGGCTAATTTGTGTGCCGTGATACTCACAGTGTATCAGCAGGCAGTACTCTCTTAGTAAAGAACTCTTCAACTCCTTCATCCACACGCCCCATGAGCTCAAGGACTTCATTTTCACTCTCGATTATTGTCTCCTAATTACcccccagacacacacacacacagaaatcagATATTTTGCACCACGGATCACACAAACTAACAAGGAACAACTCGCATCTTACAGCATGTAACTTTACATTACATAACTATCACTTCTGAAAACCCACACACTCCTAGCACTCCTCATGCCTCTATAGGTGTATTTTGGTTTGATTCTCTCATCCATTTATGTTACGATCCGGGCCTCCCTGGACTCAGTTGCTCAGTAACGTACAATGGGTGCTGGGGGGTGGAGTGGGAGGGGGTCGTCATTGGATTTTTTAAACGCTGAATGGAAGCAACATAACTCATTTTTGCCAATATAGGTAACGTGATATCAAAATTGGGAGCCGCATTGTCCTGATCACATTAACATCTGTGCCCACAAGTAGCAATGAAAGTCGGGGGAGGCTCGAGTCCAGAAGGCAAATTTAGCCGAAGTCACCGTTACATGATATCCTGTCAGGGGAATTGCTTGAATTTTGTCTCCCAGGCCATTTGTCTCCAAGGGAGTGACTGAATGTCTGCAGCCTAATAGCTCTGTGACAGCGTGATCAGCTCAGTGGAAAACGGATGAGCtcacacacatattttacacGATCACATGAAGAAACTGAatggcttctttttttccttttttttttaagagaaagCAAGAAAACGAGCGCCCACTCTCACAGAGGCAGATTTCATTGGCTTCCTGAAGCAGCCGGTGACCGGTACAATGGCACTGCCTAATTCAAGCCGGGGACCAGGCATCTTTTACAGCACTCCCCCTCCATCCTTCCCTTCCCCCTGCCTCTCCCCTCTGTACCCTATTccatctctcctctctccctcccttccattttccctcctctctccctcaaacacacacacacacacctttctcTCACTCTCCATTTTTACAGAAACCTCCCTGATTCTCCTGCACAGTACCTGCGGTCTGCTGGGACGATAGTTCAGTTTCTGTCGGTGAGGTCTCGGTCTGCTCTGGGTGTAGTGCCTGAGCACCGGTCCGCCCAATGGCAGCTCCATTGGGGAGACACACGGCACGCTGTTGCCGTGGAGCTCTGTTGCCGTGGCTCTGTTGCCGAGGCACCGTTGCTAAGAGCACGAGCAGCAGCGGCAGTATGTAATGCCTCTGCTGAGGTGGGAGGGGCCGGGGTGGCGAGACTGACAGATCTGACAACAGAACCAAGCCTTTCTCTGTCCCCCTCCCCTCTGTGAGAGGAATACcacgggggaaaaaaaagatggtgATAAAATAAGGAGGCAGGGATAAAGTGACCACACTAACATTTGCTTCATCCCTGCAGCCTCACCCATGAACGGCACATGCATGGATGCACCGATTTACTCCAGTGTGAAAAGGCTGAGTGCACAAAATGTTTTACTGTGGTTAcgtaat contains these protein-coding regions:
- the LOC101485135 gene encoding uncharacterized protein LOC101485135 isoform X2, producing the protein MELPLGGPVLRHYTQSRPRPHRQKLNYRPSRPQETIIESENEVLELMGRVDEGVEEFFTKRVLPADTLKLQDEESITVHEVAPASSVPCPAPTKTLRRKLGDFFTLKKRRGLKSETSHEGRPKKASIADLIRPLREVARSEKDKDKDRVKEHDKENEKEKAKEAPTAVSGEPAVRETPVSGAPPLRGEAVPPRRALREGKSQSLILLSGSAAAGSTNARNTAKKQFEGQNSFEQKLHLMLQRIGVSKPLPGETQDQEGEMKKAESEGTIIDSKPEPPPTFSKPRTMSASSDTRHQIRASVSAHEGAGKPALLPKPVIKPGPPPTTSGRNTPENELAQIQEAETHTPTKLSPAAAPSPPATTAPAAPTISNAVPDSTDFEAPPSSTVTPSHADVCTDSPAATSVPETTTAPTEPPANASVTPTSSESVTPSLAVTSTSAATVAGPSITTSETVSAPSHESPVSTASTNLSAKSTLPEPNGVLSLDVAPAAGGDAAISVTTTASAPCTSVSDVPPGLSTTTTISEVSHEPASVTSSSSSTLVTMTTSPPSDSSDVITVTISHDPTFTASSTMVSAALPPTTSAPSTTPTAQPQPQLSTDSINSASSSTAIHPATTSVPSTSSSETNPTDTTSTATSLNRAETTSTASSSTSGAISSPLTTGSEPPFPNNVDTKLTPTISSLPTTDNTSSAAPPASDSPGQDNVIQISDERSGVGPAEKGTADGEQTSKVLEADEKKEVVDSWSQSEKPTVAQSEPTTKEEREESVKAEADTPAESAAVEDGERCTEEAVIVGQKQEETKPVSDK
- the LOC101485135 gene encoding uncharacterized protein LOC101485135 isoform X1, which encodes MELPLGGPVLRHYTQSRPRPHRQKLNYRPSRPQETIIESENEVLELMGRVDEGVEEFFTKRVLPADTLKLQDEESITVHEVAPASSVPCPAPTKTLRRKLGDFFTLKKRRGLKSETSHEGRPKKASIADLIRPLREVARSEKDKDKDRVKEHDKENEKEKAKEAPTAVSGEPAVRETPVSGAPPLRGEAVPPRRALREGKSQSLILLSGSAAAGSTNARNTAKKQFEGQNSFEQKLHLMLQRIGVSKPLPGETQDQEGEMKKAESEGTIIDSKPEPPPTFSKPRTMSASSDTRHQIRASVSAHEGAGKPALLPKPVIKPGPPPTTSGRNTPENELAQIQEAETHTPTKLSPAAAPSPPATTAPAAPTISNAVPDSTDFEAPPSSTVTPSHADVCTDSPAATSVPETTTAPTEPPANASVTPTSSESVTPSLAVTSTSAATVAGPSITTSETVSAPSHESPVSTASTNLSAKSTLPEPNGVLSLDVAPAAGGDAAISVTTTASAPCTSVSDVPPGLSTTTTISEVSHEPASVTSSSSSTLVTMTTSPPSDSSDVITVTISHDPTFTASSTMVSAALPPTTSAPSTTPTAQPQPQLSTDSINSASSSTAIHPATTSVPSTSSSETNPTDTTSTATSLNRAETTSTASSSTSGAISSPLTTGSEPPFPNNVDTKLTPTISSLPTTDNTSSAAPPASDSPGQDNVIQISDERSGVGPAEKGTAADGEQTSKVLEADEKKEVVDSWSQSEKPTVAQSEPTTKEEREESVKAEADTPAESAAVEDGERCTEEAVIVGQKQEETKPVSDK